The DNA sequence CGTCGATCTCACGGGCGATCTCACGGCGGCTCCGCAGCTGGTGTGGCCGCGGCAGGAGGGCGTCGAGTATTCGCTCGAGCACGCCGTCGTCGACGGCGAGGACCGACTGTACATCCTGCACAACGACGGCGCGCTGGACTTCGAGCTCGTCTCCGTCGACGCTGCCGACCCGCAGGGCGAGCGACGCGTGGTCGTGCCGCACGAGCCCGGTCGGCGACTGCTCGGCATGGACGCCTTCCGCGACTTCGCCACGGTCGAGTACCGCAGCGAGGGACTGGAACGCGTCGGACTGCTCGACTACGCCACCGACGCGATCGAGGACGTGACCTTCGACGAACCGCTGTACTCCGCGGGCGTGAGTGGGAACCCCGAATGGCACTCGCCCTTCCTGCGACTCGGATACACCTCGTTCGTCACGCCGGGGACGGTCTACGAGCTGGACCTGGCGACACGCGAGCTGGTGCTGCGCAAGCAGGTCGCCGTGCTGGGCGGGTACGACCCGCAGGACTACGACCAGCGGCGCGCGTGGGCGACGGCATCCGACGGCACCCGAGTGCCGATCTCCCTCGTCTGGAAACGCTCGTTCGGCGAGCCGGCCGACGCTCCCCGCCCGGTGCACCTGTACGGATACGGGTCGTACGAGCACTCGATCGACCCCGGGTTCTCGGTCGCGCGACTCTCGGAGCTCGACCGCGGCATCGTGTTCGCCGTCGCGCACGTCCGCGGCGGCGGCGAGATGGGCCGACAGTGGTACGAGGACGGGAAGCTGCTGCAGAAGCGCAACACCTTCACGGATTTCGTGGCGTGCGCCGAGCAGCTCGTGGCCGACGGCGTCACCGCCCCGGAGCTCCTCGTCGCGGAGGGCGGCAGTGCGGGCGGTCTCCTCATGGGCGCGATCGCCAACCTCGCTCCCGAGCTGTTCGCGGGGGTGCTCGCGGCCGTGCCGTTCGTCGATGCGCTCACGACCATCCTCGACCCGTCGCTCCCCCTCACCGTCATCGAGTGGGACGAGTGGGGCGACCCGCTGCACGACGCCGACGTCTACGCGTACATGAAGTCGTACACGCCGTACGAGAACATCGGCGACGGTTCGGTCTACCCCCGCATCCTGGCCGTCACGTCTCTCAACGACTCCCGCGTGGCGTATGTCGAGCCCGCCAAGTGGGTCGCCGCGCTGCGCGCAGCCGGCGCCCGCGATGTGCTGCTCAAGTGCGAGATGGTCGCCGGGCACGGCGGTGTGAGCGGACGCTACAACTCCTGGAAGGAGCGCGCCTTCGAGCTCGCGTGGATCCTCGACACGGTCGGTCTCGCCTGACACGGATCCGGCGCCGAGATCAGGAGGGTCGCCCCAGACCGGGAGTGCCTCATCAGCATCGTCCTGATCTCAGGCGTTTCTCCTGATCTCGGAACGACGGCTCAGCCGAAGAGCGCTGCGGCCTCGTCGTAGCGGCTGCGCGGAACCGTGTTGAGTTCGCCGAGCGCTTCGGCGAAAGGCACGCGGACGATGTCGGTGCCCTGCATGGCGACCATCTGACCCCAGGCTCCGTCGACGATCGCGTCGGCGGCGTGCAGGCCGAGGCGCGTCGCGAGCACGCGGTCGAAGGCCGACGGCGAACCGCCGCGCTGGATGTGACCGAGGATCGTCGCACGTGTCTCGATGCCGGTGATCCGCTCGATCTCCGGCGCCAGCTGGTCGCCGATGCCTCCGAGGCGAGGACGGTTGAAGGCGTCGAGGCCTTTGTCGCTGTAGGCCTCGTCCATGCCCTGCAGCTTGAACCCCTCGGAGACGACGACGAGCGGAGCGCGTCCGCGGTCGTGTGCGCTCGTGACGAGGGCGGTGATCTCCTCGAGGGTCTGCGGCACCTCCGGGATGAGGATCGCGTGCGCGCCCGCCGCCATGCCGGCGTGCAGGGCGATCCACCCGACGTGCCGCCCCATGACCTCGGCGACCATGCAGCGCTGATGCGAGTCGCCGGTCGTGCGGAGGCGGTCCATCGCATCCGTGGCGATGTTGACGGCGGTGTCGAAGCCGAACGAGTAGTCGGTGGCTCGCAGGTCGTTGTCGATCGTCTTCGGCACGCCGATGACGTTGATGCCGTCCTTCGCGAGACGGTCGGCCGCAGCGAGGGTCCCCTCGCCGCCGATCGCGATGATGCCGTCGATCTTGTGGCCGTAGAGCGTCTTGGCGATGTTCTCGGCGCCGCCGCGCTCGCCCTCGTACGGGTTCGTCCGGCTGGTGCCGAGGATCGTGCCGCCGACCTTCGAGAGACCCTTCACCTCGTGACGGGTGAGCGGGAAGAAGTCCCCGTCGACCACGCCGCGCCAGCCGTCGCGGATGCCGACGAACTCGAGGTCGTAGGTGGTGGTGCCCTTGAGCACGATGCCGCGGATGACCGCGTTGAGTCCGGGGCAGTCGCCGCCGCTCGTCAGGATGCCGATCTTCATGCTTGCCTCAGACGGGTTCGGGAAAGGGGGAAAAGGCGACGCTGCCTGCGATCGACACTAGCGGCACCGGGCGACCGCGCGCCATTCCGACCGCCGAAAACCGGAGATCTTGCCGCCGAATCGAGACGATTCGCGAGATGTTCGCCGATCACCCTCCGGAGACGAGAAATCGGCGTCAAGAATCGTGATTCTTGATGCCGATTCCGACCCGCCGTCAGGCTCCGCCGAGCGCCTGACGCAGCAGATGCATGAGGGCCCCGAGCTGCACGGGCTCCGCTGCGGCCTCGTCGGTCGCCTCGCCGTCGAGCGCGCGAGCCGCGAGCCCCTGCTTCTGGTCGATGAGCTCGGCGATCTTCGTGTCGACGGTGTGCGCGGCGATGATGCGCCATGCCGTGACCGGCTCGCCCTGACCGATGCGGTGCACACGGTCGATGGCCTGCGTCTGCTCGGCGGCCGTCCACGACAGCTCGGCGAGCACGACGTTCGAGGCCGCCTGCAGGTTCAGACCGACACCGGCGGCCGTGAGCGAGCAGACGGCGATACCCACCTCGGGGTCGCCGTTGAAGTCATCGATCGCCTGCTGACGCGTGGTCGTGGTCTGGTCGCCGCGGATCGACACCGAGCGGATCCCGGCTGCGGCGAAGTGCGCCTCGGCCTGGTCCATGACGTCGATGTGCTTGGCGAAGAAGACGACCTTGCCGACCGACCGCTGCAGCTGAGCGGCGTAGTCGGCGGCGAGCTGCGCCTTGGCCTGACCGATGCGCCGCACCATGGTGAAGACGTTGTCACCGCCCGTACCGGCGGCTTTCGACTCCTCCAGCTCGTTCTGCGCGACGAGACGCACGATGTCGTCGTCGATCTCGCCGGGTGCGAGACCGCGGTCGCCGCGCGCCTCGATGATGCGCCGATAGCGGGCGGCGAGCCGCTCCCCCAGTTCGCGCTCGGCCTGGCGGATGCTGCGCCCGAACTCGTCGTCGAGCTGCACCGGCAGATCGGCGATGAGCTTGTCCGGCAGGTCGGCGGCGACGTCCTTCTTCTTGCGCCGGACGATGCCCATCGAGATCACGGCATCGCGCGCCTCCGGGTAGAACGACTTGTCGGCCGGCGTCAGGCCGGTAGCGTCCAGCTTCTCCATCAGCTCGGGACCCGGCTTCTCGCCCGTGGTCCAGCCGAGGAACCGCCAGATGGCGTCGAAGTCCTCGACGTCGTTGATGAGCGGGGTGCCGGTCAGCGCGAGGAGCAGCGGCTTGCCACCGGGGGTCCGCTCCCGTACTCGCGATGCGAGCGACAGCACGTTCTGCGACCGCTGCGAGGAGAGGTTCTTGATGAAGTGCGCCTCGTCGACCACCATGCCGCGCAGGCCGATCGACGCGAGCCACGACATGTGCCGGTCGAGGATCTCGTAGTTGACGATGAACACGTCCGCGAAGGCGTCGATGTCGTCGCCGTCGCCCTGGATCACCGTGGCTCGACGCTGCGGCGTCCACCGCTCGACCTCGCGAGCCCAGTTCATCTTCACCACGTTCGGCACGACGACGAGCAGCGGATAGGCGCCGGCGACGGATGCCGCGAGCACCGACTGCGCGGTCTTGCCCAGGCCGGGCTCGTCGGCGAGCAGGAAGCTTCGGTGTCCGGCGCGCACCGCTTCGAGGAAGCGCGACTGGTGCACCATCACCTCGAGGCCCTTGGGCGAGAGGTGGTCGAACTCGGGCGCGGGCGGGAGTTCCATGCTGGCGGCCGATCCGCCGGCGCCCGTCTCGAACGCCTTGTACAGCGGGCCCATCAGCTCCCAGCCGTCGAGCCGGCGGCGCGGGGTCGTGGTCGCACGAGGCGTGAGGTCGGGGGCGAGGAACGGGTTAGCGAGCTGGCGCGCCTCGACCGACGGGGGCGTCACCTGGCGTTCCGCGATCGCGGCCGGGACGACGGGGACCTGGATCGGCGCGATATCCGCGATGATCAGCTCCTCGGGTGCCAGCTCGGCGCCCGACTCGAGCAGCCAGTCGCGGCGCATGCGCTTGGCGACGGGTGACGTCGCCTGATCCGCCTCAAGCAGCTGGATGAGGGAGGTGTCTCGCGCCGCCGTCTTCGCGAGGATCGTCGCCACGCCGTCGAGACGCTTGAGCAGCTCGGCGCGCGCGGCGTCGGTGATCTCGCCGTCGGCCTTGACGCGCGCGCGCTCTTCGCGGACCAGGAACGCGATGACCTGGAACTTCACCCGGTTCGTCGGGCCGAGCTTGCCTCGCTGCGACTTCGCCTCGATCTCGCGCACCTTGCGCGCGAGGATCGGGATGAGGGGTGCCTCATCGTCGCGTCGGGATGTCTTCTTGCGCCGCGGGGCGGCGGTTGCCGTGGTCGGCATGCTCCTCCTGAGCGTGAAGGCCGCTGCATCCTCGTGATGCGACAGCCGTTCTCGATGTCCGCGTGTGGCGTGAGCCAGGACCGTACGAACAGTGTTTCCGGTCGAGACCGATGCGCGAATGACGCGCGAGGATCGGTGACGACCGCGACCAGTCTATGCCATCGCGCCGTCTCGGCGCAGTGCGCGCCACGCGGAATGGGCCGCTCGGCGACCGCCGCTGATTCAGTGCAGGGTACGACCCAGCACCCGCTCGGCCTCGACGACGTCACCGGCCATCTGCTCCTTGAGCTTCTCGATGCCTTCGAAGGCGACCATCCCCCGCAGTCGCTCGACGAACTCCACGGTGACGTCGTGGCCGTAGAGGTCGAGGCCGGTCTCGCCGATCACGTGCGCCTCGACCTGGCGCCTCATCACGTCGTCGAACGTGGGGTTGGTGCCGACCGAGATCGCTGCACGATGGCGGATACCCGTGTCGTGATCGACGAGCCAGCCGGCGTAGACGCCGTCCGCGGGCACGAACGAGTCGACGGTCGCCGACAGGTTGGCGGTCGGATAACCGAGTTCACGGCCCCGCTTGAGACCGTGCACCACTTCGCCTCGGACGTCGACGTTGCGATCGAGCACGCGAGCCGCGGTCGTGACGTCGCCGGCGATCAGCAGCTCGCGGATCCAGGTCGACGACACCCGGCGCTCCGAGTCGTCGAGGTAGACGTCGTCGACGACCTCGACCGTGAAGCCGTACTGCGGCGCGAGCTCGCGCAGCAGGGCGGGGGTGCCCGCTCCCCCACGCCCGAAGCGGAAGTCCTCGCCGACCAGCACGGTCGAGACGTGGAGCGCTCCGACGAGGATGTCGGCGACGAAGTCCTCCGCCGTGAGCGCCGCGAGGTCCTCGTCGAAGGTCAGGACGAGCGTCGCGTCGAGGTCGAGCTCGGCGAGCAGTTCGAGCTTGCGCTCCACCGTGACGACGTTCTCAGGGCAGCGGTCGGGCCGCAGGACGGCCAGAGGGTTGCGATCGAAGGTCACGGCGACGGCATCCACGCCGGATGCGGCAGCCGCCTCTTTCAGACGGCGGATCACCGCGCGATGCCCCGCGTGCACGCCGTCGAACTTGCCGATCGCGACGGCCGAGGGGCCGAACCCCTGCGGCACGTCCCGGGGGTCGCGGAAGACGATCACGCGACCGCTCCGGTGGAGGCGGGCTCCGTCGCGACGGGTGCGGGTCGGTGCGTGCGGAGCCACCAGATGCCGAAGACCGGGAGGACCAGGGGGATGAACACGTACCCGCGTCCGAACATCGACCAGACGGTGTCGTGCGGGAACAGATCGGGCAGGAAGATGCTCAGCGCACCGACGACCAGCACTCCGGTCAGCTCGAACACGATGGCCACCCACGCGACCGTGTACCACCCGGGGCGGCGGGCGAAGATCAGCGCCAGGGTCGCGAGCACGTAGACCACCGCCGCGAGAGCCGAGAGGGCATAGGCCAGCGGTGCATCGTCGAACTGTCGGA is a window from the Microbacterium sp. LWO14-1.2 genome containing:
- a CDS encoding S9 family peptidase, with the translated sequence MTDAPIAARRSTLRTHHGDTFDDPYEWLRDKESPEVIRHLESENEHTQQELAHLSALRETLFQEIKWRVQETDLSVPTRRGDWWYYSRSEEGAQYGIHCRTAATADDWTPPVLQPGVPVPGEVVLLDGNVEAEGHEFFSLGAFDTSDDATLLLWSTDFEGDELYTVHVRDLRTGELLPDEIPDTGSAFFTPDGSGVVYTTRDDAWRPDTLWLHRLGTPLADDVQLFHEPDEKFWLGAGITRSRRYLVIAVGSSITSEEHLVDLTGDLTAAPQLVWPRQEGVEYSLEHAVVDGEDRLYILHNDGALDFELVSVDAADPQGERRVVVPHEPGRRLLGMDAFRDFATVEYRSEGLERVGLLDYATDAIEDVTFDEPLYSAGVSGNPEWHSPFLRLGYTSFVTPGTVYELDLATRELVLRKQVAVLGGYDPQDYDQRRAWATASDGTRVPISLVWKRSFGEPADAPRPVHLYGYGSYEHSIDPGFSVARLSELDRGIVFAVAHVRGGGEMGRQWYEDGKLLQKRNTFTDFVACAEQLVADGVTAPELLVAEGGSAGGLLMGAIANLAPELFAGVLAAVPFVDALTTILDPSLPLTVIEWDEWGDPLHDADVYAYMKSYTPYENIGDGSVYPRILAVTSLNDSRVAYVEPAKWVAALRAAGARDVLLKCEMVAGHGGVSGRYNSWKERAFELAWILDTVGLA
- a CDS encoding ATP-dependent 6-phosphofructokinase, whose product is MKIGILTSGGDCPGLNAVIRGIVLKGTTTYDLEFVGIRDGWRGVVDGDFFPLTRHEVKGLSKVGGTILGTSRTNPYEGERGGAENIAKTLYGHKIDGIIAIGGEGTLAAADRLAKDGINVIGVPKTIDNDLRATDYSFGFDTAVNIATDAMDRLRTTGDSHQRCMVAEVMGRHVGWIALHAGMAAGAHAILIPEVPQTLEEITALVTSAHDRGRAPLVVVSEGFKLQGMDEAYSDKGLDAFNRPRLGGIGDQLAPEIERITGIETRATILGHIQRGGSPSAFDRVLATRLGLHAADAIVDGAWGQMVAMQGTDIVRVPFAEALGELNTVPRSRYDEAAALFG
- a CDS encoding DEAD/DEAH box helicase is translated as MPTTATAAPRRKKTSRRDDEAPLIPILARKVREIEAKSQRGKLGPTNRVKFQVIAFLVREERARVKADGEITDAARAELLKRLDGVATILAKTAARDTSLIQLLEADQATSPVAKRMRRDWLLESGAELAPEELIIADIAPIQVPVVPAAIAERQVTPPSVEARQLANPFLAPDLTPRATTTPRRRLDGWELMGPLYKAFETGAGGSAASMELPPAPEFDHLSPKGLEVMVHQSRFLEAVRAGHRSFLLADEPGLGKTAQSVLAASVAGAYPLLVVVPNVVKMNWAREVERWTPQRRATVIQGDGDDIDAFADVFIVNYEILDRHMSWLASIGLRGMVVDEAHFIKNLSSQRSQNVLSLASRVRERTPGGKPLLLALTGTPLINDVEDFDAIWRFLGWTTGEKPGPELMEKLDATGLTPADKSFYPEARDAVISMGIVRRKKKDVAADLPDKLIADLPVQLDDEFGRSIRQAERELGERLAARYRRIIEARGDRGLAPGEIDDDIVRLVAQNELEESKAAGTGGDNVFTMVRRIGQAKAQLAADYAAQLQRSVGKVVFFAKHIDVMDQAEAHFAAAGIRSVSIRGDQTTTTRQQAIDDFNGDPEVGIAVCSLTAAGVGLNLQAASNVVLAELSWTAAEQTQAIDRVHRIGQGEPVTAWRIIAAHTVDTKIAELIDQKQGLAARALDGEATDEAAAEPVQLGALMHLLRQALGGA
- a CDS encoding bifunctional riboflavin kinase/FAD synthetase; protein product: MIVFRDPRDVPQGFGPSAVAIGKFDGVHAGHRAVIRRLKEAAAASGVDAVAVTFDRNPLAVLRPDRCPENVVTVERKLELLAELDLDATLVLTFDEDLAALTAEDFVADILVGALHVSTVLVGEDFRFGRGGAGTPALLRELAPQYGFTVEVVDDVYLDDSERRVSSTWIRELLIAGDVTTAARVLDRNVDVRGEVVHGLKRGRELGYPTANLSATVDSFVPADGVYAGWLVDHDTGIRHRAAISVGTNPTFDDVMRRQVEAHVIGETGLDLYGHDVTVEFVERLRGMVAFEGIEKLKEQMAGDVVEAERVLGRTLH